From the genome of Methylomonas sp. UP202, one region includes:
- a CDS encoding efflux RND transporter periplasmic adaptor subunit, with protein MTSSNTHSALPAWAIPLAAVSALLLVIFVALGIIGGPEKTEVGTTPAAVNSVPSGARTYRVSLAGADRLLEWQGVVRSRQAVKISPKFSARIVEIPVKVGDRLKKGEVIAKLDDRDPRAAYSAAVSAQAAAQAQAVQAAADEKRASELFEKQAATRQSYDAALARAKAARALAEQAASSARQSQVMMAENVLYAPFDGVVGERYQDPGDMGAPGQALVSFHQPDALRLEVSVASTCSGRIGLGDTAAVRIDGVDLIGRVAELAPEVDPQTRTRLVKIDLPATPGLQHGQFATLALPCDTAESVLLIPAGAVLNFGQLQAVRVVENGTWHIRHIRTGKRYGERLEVLTGLRDGETILADSELAL; from the coding sequence ATGACCTCTTCGAATACTCATTCCGCGTTGCCTGCTTGGGCAATTCCGCTGGCCGCCGTTTCGGCGCTGTTGTTGGTTATTTTCGTCGCATTGGGCATCATCGGCGGCCCAGAAAAAACCGAAGTCGGCACAACTCCGGCCGCCGTTAATTCGGTGCCGTCCGGCGCTCGAACTTACCGGGTCTCGTTGGCCGGTGCAGATCGGCTGTTGGAATGGCAGGGCGTGGTGCGCTCGCGTCAGGCTGTCAAGATCAGTCCGAAATTTTCCGCGCGAATAGTGGAGATTCCGGTTAAGGTCGGAGACAGGCTGAAAAAAGGCGAGGTGATCGCCAAACTGGACGACCGCGACCCGCGTGCCGCCTATAGTGCGGCGGTTTCGGCGCAGGCAGCGGCTCAGGCTCAGGCCGTGCAAGCGGCGGCTGACGAAAAACGCGCTAGCGAACTGTTCGAAAAACAAGCCGCGACCCGACAAAGCTATGACGCCGCGCTGGCTCGGGCGAAGGCGGCCAGGGCCTTGGCCGAACAGGCCGCCAGCTCGGCTCGGCAAAGTCAGGTGATGATGGCCGAAAACGTGTTGTACGCGCCGTTCGACGGCGTGGTGGGCGAACGTTACCAAGATCCCGGCGATATGGGCGCGCCCGGTCAGGCACTGGTCAGCTTTCACCAGCCCGATGCGCTTCGATTGGAAGTGTCGGTTGCCAGCACTTGTAGCGGCCGCATCGGTTTGGGCGATACCGCGGCGGTGCGTATCGACGGCGTTGATCTGATCGGCCGAGTGGCCGAATTGGCCCCGGAAGTCGATCCGCAAACCCGCACCCGTCTGGTCAAAATCGATTTGCCGGCCACACCCGGTTTGCAGCACGGTCAGTTCGCCACGTTGGCGCTGCCTTGCGATACGGCCGAATCGGTCCTATTGATCCCGGCCGGCGCGGTACTGAATTTCGGCCAGTTGCAGGCGGTACGCGTGGTCGAAAACGGCACTTGGCATATCCGGCACATTCGCACCGGCAAGCGTTACGGCGAGCGGCTGGAAGTACTGACCGGCCTGCGCGACGGCGAAACCATCCTGGCAGATAGCGAGCTAGCCTTATGA
- a CDS encoding TolC family protein, with the protein MASSLGLTAHAESAGSVYTLERAIDQALAGNPELSILQARIEQANAQLGEALASFYPQVKASLSYQHSDNPAQAFAMIIAQRRLDFNSGDFNHPGGVDNYRPQVTASYSLFRGGRDYYLGKAAELGVEASELEKSALRNHLLNNVTAAYYGELAAVAAHKISIGAVDAVDSELRQSRLRYEAGTLLKSEVLSLEVQLAEAKDAEIQAANAIELAQNMLKTLLGLGAGEPLSIAEAEAALPTTPATYEELLDQARTHPELQAAQKRVEIAERQLSAAQGAHLPRADAYVSYGSDSRDLAFSANRDNVTAGVTVELDLFSGFATQERIKKAEHELIAAQEAARQTRLRIENELHSARLKLSEALNRVQVAGVAVLAAEEALRQVSEQYQAGVVTVTRYIEAEVARDKAHTRQINARYDALRADAELKQAYGAWQ; encoded by the coding sequence ATGGCTTCGTCATTGGGTTTGACGGCCCATGCCGAGTCGGCCGGCTCGGTTTACACATTGGAGCGGGCCATCGATCAAGCGTTGGCCGGCAATCCCGAACTCAGCATTCTGCAAGCTAGAATCGAGCAGGCGAATGCTCAACTCGGCGAAGCCTTGGCCAGTTTTTATCCGCAGGTCAAAGCCAGCTTGTCCTACCAGCACAGCGACAATCCGGCGCAAGCGTTCGCGATGATCATCGCTCAGCGGCGGCTCGATTTTAACAGCGGTGATTTTAACCACCCAGGTGGCGTGGATAACTATCGCCCCCAAGTCACGGCTAGTTATTCGCTGTTTCGCGGCGGTCGGGATTACTATCTCGGTAAGGCCGCAGAGCTGGGAGTTGAGGCGTCGGAGCTGGAAAAATCGGCGCTTCGCAATCATTTGCTGAATAACGTGACCGCCGCCTATTACGGCGAACTGGCCGCGGTCGCGGCGCACAAGATCAGTATCGGCGCGGTCGACGCGGTTGACAGCGAGTTGCGCCAATCCCGCTTGCGTTACGAGGCGGGCACCTTGCTGAAGTCGGAAGTCTTGTCGCTGGAGGTCCAATTGGCCGAAGCCAAGGATGCGGAAATTCAAGCGGCCAACGCCATCGAACTGGCGCAGAACATGTTGAAAACCTTGCTCGGCTTGGGTGCCGGCGAGCCATTGTCGATAGCGGAGGCGGAGGCCGCGTTACCGACCACGCCGGCGACTTACGAAGAGCTGTTGGATCAAGCGCGGACCCATCCGGAATTACAGGCGGCTCAAAAACGAGTCGAAATCGCCGAACGGCAACTTTCGGCCGCGCAAGGCGCGCATTTACCGCGCGCCGATGCTTACGTCAGTTACGGCTCCGACAGCCGGGACTTGGCTTTCAGTGCCAATCGCGACAATGTCACTGCCGGCGTCACGGTCGAGCTGGACTTGTTTTCAGGTTTCGCCACGCAAGAACGCATCAAAAAGGCCGAGCACGAATTGATCGCCGCCCAAGAAGCGGCGCGTCAGACCCGGTTACGTATCGAAAACGAGTTGCATAGCGCGCGCCTGAAACTGTCGGAAGCCCTGAATCGCGTGCAAGTCGCGGGCGTCGCGGTGTTGGCGGCCGAAGAAGCCCTGAGGCAGGTCAGCGAGCAATATCAGGCTGGCGTCGTGACGGTTACCCGCTATATCGAAGCCGAAGTGGCTAGAGACAAGGCCCACACCAGGCAAATCAACGCCCGATACGACGCGTTGCGCGCCGATGCGGAACTCAAGCAGGCTTACGGTGCTTGGCAATAA
- a CDS encoding FAD/FMN-binding oxidoreductase, producing MANSSFLSDHTAPARVREIPYNYTSFSDREIVIRLLGEDIWWVLDSLRGEQITGRSARMLYEVLGDIWAVRRNPYLEDDLLNNRDRRRALLDALRHRLRQMETRQAEIADDSDRAERVGQLIAAVQQAVADFEAHFEQTGQLRRSVLSLLTQYTRKDNICFDGFARVSHVTDATDWRVEYPFVVLYPSSEDEIGHLVRGCIELGLTIIPRGGGTGYTGGAVPLTPFSAIINTEKLLEMTAVERETRLPGVENPYATIFTGAGVVTRRVMEAAERSGLVFACDPTSADASCVGGNIAMNAGGKKAVLWGTALDNLASWRMVTPDGNWLEVERLNHNLGKIHEQEQVSFNLKRYDSSRRNLLSEERLDLPGALFRKVGLGKDVTDKFLGGLPGIQKEGCDGIITSARWVLHEMPPHARTFCLEFFGQVREAVPSIVEIRDYLAGLPKDGPARVMLAGLEHLDERYVKAVGYATKAKRHGRPKMVLIGDIVGDDEQQVALAASEVVRLCNARGAEGFIAVSPETRAKFWLDRARTAAIARHTNAFKINEDVVIPLPRMGDYCDGIERINIELSLSNKLRLCDALSDLLRGDLPLRAYEDSVDKSELIGDRRALAVETVAAVRERWQWLFDHLDLPLARAEAEFERYGIGAGPLTNRATEPTLFHRVQDYSLRISWKTELLPRLREIFEGDNFRPVVERIEATHKEILRGRVFVALHMHAGDGNVHTNLPVNSDHYQMLQEANAAVARIMALARSLGGAISGEHGIGITKYEFLDAAELAEFHRYKNQVDPEGRFNRGKLMPGGDLSSAYTTSFSLMGFESLIMQQSDIGAISDSVKDCLRCGKCKPVCATHVPRANLLYSPRNKILATSLLIEAFLYEEQTRRGISITHWKEFEDVGEHCTVCHKCFNPCPVDIDFGEVSMNMRNLLHKMGKQSFNPGKALAMAFLNTTSPGTVKALRAAMVDWGYKAQRLGTAMLAPWGRAQNRQPPASVGKPDVREQVIHFMNRKMPAKLPNKTARALLDIEDNQIVPIIRDHAKTRSDSESVFYFPGCGSERLFSQVGLATQAMLYEVGVQTVLPPGYLCCGYPQRAAGQFDKAEKITTDNRVLFHRVANTLNYLDIKTVIVSCGTCLDQLVDYEFEKIFPGCRLLDIHEYLLEKGVRLDGVDGARYLYHDPCHSPFKQQEPLKVVSGLLGAPVGKSDRCCGESGTLAVARPDISTQVRYRKAEELQNDAAKLRADGYDGPVRMLTSCPSCMQGLQRYQDDVEQLEVDYIVVEIAKHVLGENWMADYLTKAGSGGVERVLL from the coding sequence GTGGCCAATTCATCCTTCCTAAGCGACCACACCGCGCCGGCGCGCGTGCGGGAAATCCCCTATAACTACACTTCGTTTTCCGATCGGGAAATCGTCATCCGTCTGCTCGGCGAGGACATCTGGTGGGTGTTGGATTCGCTACGCGGCGAGCAAATCACCGGTCGCTCGGCGCGCATGCTTTACGAAGTGTTGGGCGATATTTGGGCGGTGCGCCGCAATCCCTATCTGGAAGACGATTTGCTGAACAATCGCGACCGGCGCCGGGCCTTGCTCGATGCGTTGCGTCACCGGTTGCGGCAAATGGAGACGCGACAAGCGGAAATTGCCGACGATTCCGATCGGGCCGAACGCGTCGGTCAGTTGATCGCCGCCGTTCAGCAAGCCGTCGCCGATTTCGAGGCGCATTTCGAGCAAACCGGCCAGTTACGGCGTAGCGTATTGAGTTTGTTGACCCAATATACCCGCAAGGACAACATCTGTTTCGACGGTTTTGCCAGGGTCAGCCATGTTACCGACGCCACCGACTGGCGGGTCGAATATCCCTTCGTCGTGTTGTATCCGTCCAGCGAGGACGAGATCGGGCATTTGGTGCGCGGCTGCATCGAACTGGGTTTGACCATTATTCCGCGCGGCGGCGGCACCGGCTATACCGGCGGCGCTGTACCGCTGACGCCGTTTTCGGCGATCATCAATACCGAAAAACTGCTGGAAATGACGGCGGTCGAGCGCGAAACCCGCCTGCCGGGCGTGGAGAATCCGTACGCGACGATTTTCACCGGTGCTGGCGTCGTGACGCGCCGGGTCATGGAAGCCGCCGAGCGCTCGGGATTGGTGTTCGCCTGCGATCCAACCTCGGCCGATGCGTCTTGCGTGGGTGGCAATATCGCGATGAATGCCGGCGGTAAGAAAGCGGTGCTTTGGGGGACCGCGCTGGACAATCTGGCGTCGTGGCGGATGGTGACGCCGGACGGCAATTGGCTGGAAGTCGAGCGGCTCAATCACAATCTGGGCAAGATCCACGAGCAGGAGCAGGTCAGTTTTAACTTGAAGCGCTACGACAGTAGCCGTCGCAATCTGCTAAGCGAAGAACGCCTGGATCTGCCTGGCGCGTTGTTCCGCAAGGTCGGCTTGGGCAAGGATGTGACCGACAAGTTTCTTGGCGGTTTGCCGGGGATACAGAAAGAGGGTTGCGACGGCATTATTACTTCGGCGCGCTGGGTGCTGCATGAAATGCCACCGCACGCGCGCACCTTCTGTCTGGAGTTTTTCGGGCAAGTGCGCGAGGCGGTGCCGTCCATCGTCGAAATTCGCGATTATCTGGCCGGGCTGCCGAAAGACGGTCCGGCGCGGGTGATGCTGGCCGGCTTGGAGCACCTGGACGAGCGCTACGTCAAGGCGGTCGGTTATGCGACCAAGGCCAAGCGCCACGGCCGGCCGAAAATGGTGTTGATCGGCGATATTGTCGGCGACGACGAACAGCAAGTCGCGTTGGCCGCGTCAGAAGTGGTCCGCTTGTGCAACGCCCGCGGCGCGGAAGGTTTTATCGCGGTCAGTCCGGAAACCCGCGCCAAGTTTTGGCTGGACAGGGCTAGAACGGCGGCGATCGCCCGCCATACCAATGCCTTCAAAATCAACGAAGACGTGGTGATACCGTTACCGCGAATGGGTGATTATTGCGACGGCATCGAACGCATCAACATCGAATTGTCACTGAGCAATAAATTGAGGCTGTGTGACGCGTTGAGCGACTTGTTGCGCGGCGATTTGCCGTTGCGCGCCTACGAAGACAGCGTCGATAAAAGCGAGTTGATCGGCGACCGCCGGGCGCTGGCGGTGGAAACCGTCGCGGCGGTGCGCGAGCGCTGGCAGTGGTTGTTCGATCATCTGGATTTGCCGCTGGCGCGGGCCGAGGCCGAATTCGAACGTTACGGCATCGGCGCCGGTCCGTTGACCAATAGAGCCACGGAGCCGACCTTATTTCACCGGGTTCAGGACTACTCGCTACGGATTTCCTGGAAGACAGAGCTGTTGCCGCGCTTGAGGGAGATATTCGAGGGCGACAACTTTCGGCCGGTCGTCGAACGGATCGAGGCCACGCACAAGGAGATTTTACGTGGTCGAGTGTTCGTGGCCTTGCATATGCACGCTGGCGACGGCAATGTGCATACCAATCTGCCGGTCAACTCCGATCACTACCAAATGCTGCAAGAAGCCAACGCCGCGGTCGCCAGAATCATGGCGCTGGCACGCTCGCTGGGCGGGGCGATTTCCGGCGAGCACGGTATCGGTATTACCAAGTACGAATTTCTCGATGCGGCTGAACTCGCCGAGTTTCACCGCTATAAAAACCAGGTCGATCCGGAAGGGCGCTTCAATCGCGGCAAGTTGATGCCGGGCGGCGATCTGAGCTCGGCTTACACCACATCTTTCAGTTTGATGGGATTCGAGTCGCTGATCATGCAGCAGAGCGACATCGGCGCGATTTCCGATTCGGTCAAGGATTGCCTGCGTTGCGGTAAGTGCAAGCCGGTCTGCGCGACTCACGTGCCGCGCGCCAATCTGCTCTATTCGCCGCGCAACAAGATTTTGGCGACGTCGCTGTTGATCGAGGCGTTCTTGTACGAGGAGCAAACCCGGCGCGGTATTTCGATTACGCATTGGAAGGAATTCGAGGACGTCGGCGAACACTGCACGGTGTGCCATAAATGTTTCAACCCTTGTCCGGTCGATATCGATTTCGGCGAGGTGTCGATGAACATGCGCAATTTGCTGCATAAAATGGGCAAGCAGAGTTTCAACCCGGGCAAGGCGCTGGCGATGGCGTTTTTGAATACGACCAGTCCGGGTACCGTGAAGGCGCTACGCGCGGCGATGGTGGATTGGGGATACAAGGCGCAGCGTTTGGGAACGGCGATGCTGGCACCGTGGGGCAGGGCGCAGAACCGCCAGCCGCCGGCGTCGGTGGGCAAGCCGGACGTGCGCGAGCAAGTCATTCATTTCATGAATCGGAAGATGCCGGCCAAATTGCCGAACAAGACGGCCAGGGCCTTGCTGGATATCGAGGACAATCAAATCGTCCCGATTATTCGCGATCACGCCAAGACCCGTTCGGATTCCGAGTCGGTGTTTTATTTTCCCGGTTGCGGTTCCGAACGTTTGTTCTCGCAAGTCGGTCTGGCGACCCAGGCGATGCTGTACGAGGTCGGCGTGCAAACCGTGTTGCCTCCCGGTTATTTGTGTTGCGGTTATCCGCAGCGCGCCGCCGGCCAATTCGACAAAGCCGAAAAAATCACCACCGATAACCGGGTGTTGTTTCACCGGGTGGCGAATACCTTGAATTATCTGGACATCAAGACGGTTATCGTTAGTTGCGGCACTTGCCTGGATCAGTTGGTCGATTACGAGTTCGAAAAAATCTTTCCGGGCTGCCGGCTATTGGATATTCACGAATATTTGCTGGAAAAGGGCGTCAGACTGGATGGGGTCGACGGTGCCCGTTATCTGTATCACGATCCTTGTCACAGTCCGTTTAAGCAGCAAGAGCCGCTGAAAGTCGTTAGCGGCTTACTGGGCGCGCCCGTCGGCAAGTCCGACCGGTGTTGCGGCGAATCCGGTACTCTGGCTGTGGCGCGGCCGGACATTTCGACGCAGGTCCGCTATCGCAAGGCCGAGGAGTTGCAGAACGACGCCGCCAAGCTGCGCGCCGACGGTTACGATGGTCCGGTGCGAATGTTGACCTCCTGTCCGTCCTGCATGCAAGGATTGCAGCGTTATCAAGACGACGTCGAGCAACTGGAAGTCGATTACATCGTCGTCGAAATTGCCAAGCATGTGTTGGGCGAAAATTGGATGGCCGACTATTTGACCAAGGCCGGCAGCGGCGGCGTGGAGCGGGTGCTGCTTTAG
- a CDS encoding autotransporter outer membrane beta-barrel domain-containing protein — protein sequence MKNKQNTVTSISPTASRIGVGVALALCGAVMSTARATPASFNENQSSVDNAISKCSNFYNQQESNAPSACNIESISDLKSLTPDQVFGMGSIATRVNGGKNSLPFGQSGKINLGGGAGDGDFSKLSFWGKVDSSFGLHDNTALNLGGFKFDNHNFMAGADYRISDRWSAGAAFNYKRGNATFNSGRGETLSDNYIGTLYSSYFITDALHVEGTASYGGVDFETSRNIKLGGTSSIASAAPSADQYAFSLGGGYDFNFKALTVAPYARGEYTGLDIDSYSETGSPGAVRFGKQNIQSLISTVGVQTAYSVSVPWGVVIPQLRGEWHHQFMDGRRQVTGSFVADGSGSTFTLVNDAPSRDYYTFGAEVSSVLPGGVSAFLSYETLQGYRHIDSNRFMLGGRMEF from the coding sequence ATGAAGAATAAGCAAAATACCGTTACGTCAATATCGCCGACGGCGAGCCGGATCGGCGTGGGCGTCGCGCTGGCTCTGTGCGGAGCGGTGATGTCTACCGCGCGGGCGACGCCGGCCAGCTTCAACGAAAACCAGAGCTCGGTGGATAACGCCATTTCCAAATGCTCGAATTTTTACAATCAGCAGGAATCCAACGCGCCATCCGCGTGTAATATCGAGAGCATCTCGGACTTAAAGAGTCTGACGCCGGATCAGGTGTTCGGCATGGGCAGTATCGCGACGCGGGTCAACGGCGGCAAGAATAGCTTGCCGTTCGGACAATCCGGCAAAATCAATTTGGGCGGCGGGGCCGGCGACGGCGATTTCTCGAAACTGTCGTTTTGGGGCAAGGTCGACAGTAGCTTCGGTTTGCACGACAACACGGCCTTGAATTTGGGCGGCTTTAAATTCGACAATCATAATTTCATGGCCGGCGCCGATTACCGTATCAGCGACCGCTGGTCCGCCGGCGCCGCCTTCAATTACAAGCGCGGCAATGCCACGTTTAACAGCGGCCGCGGCGAGACTTTGAGCGACAACTACATCGGCACGCTCTATAGCAGTTACTTCATTACCGATGCGTTGCACGTCGAGGGTACCGCGTCATACGGCGGCGTCGATTTCGAAACCAGCCGCAACATCAAGTTGGGCGGAACTTCGTCGATTGCCAGCGCGGCGCCGAGCGCCGATCAGTATGCTTTCAGCCTGGGCGGCGGCTACGACTTCAATTTCAAGGCCTTGACGGTAGCGCCTTATGCGCGCGGTGAATATACCGGTCTGGATATCGACAGCTATAGCGAGACCGGCAGTCCCGGCGCGGTGCGTTTCGGCAAGCAAAATATTCAATCGCTGATTTCGACGGTCGGCGTGCAGACCGCGTATTCGGTCAGCGTGCCGTGGGGGGTAGTGATTCCGCAGTTGCGCGGCGAATGGCACCATCAATTCATGGACGGCCGCCGCCAAGTCACCGGCAGCTTTGTCGCGGATGGTAGCGGCAGTACCTTTACGTTGGTCAACGACGCGCCGAGTCGCGATTACTATACCTTCGGCGCGGAAGTGTCCAGCGTGTTGCCGGGCGGCGTGTCGGCGTTTTTATCCTACGAAACCCTGCAAGGCTACCGGCATATCGACAGCAACCGCTTCATGCTGGGCGGCCGGATGGAGTTTTAA
- a CDS encoding serine/threonine-protein kinase, producing the protein MSAFDNAFTAFRQSQISLAQLLAAAEALNAGPEADLAAARLSLEQALAEGELEGATYRLLVGIWDDRTRLAESTSTPPTAADDATLVAMPADGRKLAQAKKPEAGDDPTWVATAAGDGDATEILNPAATADATRVGETVVPEAAPASTTKTPTLNTESLLQGLDPNLPRTDLVVGDTVKKRFVLEELLGVGGMGMVFKATDLRKVEAADKDPFVALKVLNRDFQFNPMALVALQRETKRAQTLAHPNIIKVYDFDRDDAGHVFMTMEYLQGRPLSHLIRDHVDSGLPFKKAWPIIHAMAEALGYAHKKKIVHSDFKPGNVFLGDDGEIRVLDFGIACAIGRSEAGGEDATVFNARDLGALTPAYASLEQLQNRDPDPRDDIYALACISYELLTGKHPFGKLSAEKVLEVNLQPKAIPKLGRRQWKGLQKALALRQDKRTATIREFLAALAPRSAAFFALWGAAVLVALSGGFSIYWRLAHPPGETVPQVAIKALTPEEVQKIQDLQELAAIHLDVGYLTAPTGSNAWWAYQEILKIDPYNQVAVDGINKIADLLEQQAWELYEKGQRAEALKKVGEGLEVNPGHKGLLSLQDKLRS; encoded by the coding sequence ATGTCTGCCTTTGATAACGCATTCACCGCCTTTCGGCAATCGCAAATCAGCTTAGCGCAATTGCTGGCGGCGGCCGAGGCCTTAAACGCCGGACCGGAAGCGGATTTGGCCGCCGCCCGGCTGAGCCTGGAGCAAGCGCTAGCCGAGGGTGAACTCGAAGGCGCGACCTACCGACTACTTGTCGGCATTTGGGATGACCGGACCCGATTGGCCGAGAGCACGAGTACGCCGCCGACCGCGGCCGACGATGCAACCTTGGTGGCGATGCCGGCGGATGGCCGGAAACTCGCCCAAGCCAAAAAACCGGAGGCGGGCGACGACCCGACGTGGGTGGCAACAGCGGCCGGCGACGGGGACGCCACCGAAATTCTGAACCCGGCGGCGACCGCCGACGCGACTCGAGTTGGCGAGACCGTGGTGCCGGAAGCCGCGCCGGCTTCGACCACCAAGACGCCGACCTTGAATACCGAGTCCTTGCTGCAAGGTCTGGACCCCAATTTGCCGCGCACCGATCTGGTGGTCGGCGATACCGTCAAGAAACGTTTCGTGCTCGAGGAACTGCTGGGCGTCGGCGGGATGGGGATGGTATTCAAGGCCACCGACCTGCGCAAGGTCGAGGCGGCCGATAAGGATCCCTTTGTCGCGCTAAAGGTGCTGAACCGGGATTTTCAGTTCAACCCGATGGCCTTGGTGGCCTTGCAGCGCGAGACCAAGCGTGCTCAGACCCTAGCTCATCCGAATATCATTAAAGTCTACGACTTCGACCGCGACGACGCCGGCCACGTGTTTATGACGATGGAATATCTGCAAGGCCGGCCGCTCAGCCATTTGATCAGGGATCATGTCGATAGCGGTTTGCCCTTCAAGAAAGCTTGGCCGATCATTCACGCGATGGCCGAAGCGCTGGGTTACGCGCACAAGAAGAAGATCGTTCATTCCGATTTCAAGCCTGGTAACGTGTTTCTGGGCGACGACGGCGAAATTCGGGTGTTGGACTTCGGTATCGCCTGCGCGATCGGCCGTTCCGAAGCCGGCGGCGAGGACGCGACCGTGTTCAATGCCCGCGACTTGGGCGCGCTGACGCCGGCTTACGCCAGTTTGGAGCAATTGCAAAACCGCGATCCGGACCCGCGCGACGACATTTACGCGCTGGCCTGTATCAGTTACGAGCTGCTGACCGGCAAACACCCGTTCGGCAAACTGTCGGCGGAGAAAGTACTGGAAGTCAATTTGCAGCCCAAGGCCATTCCCAAGCTGGGTCGGCGGCAGTGGAAAGGCTTGCAAAAGGCCTTGGCCTTGCGTCAGGACAAACGCACCGCGACGATACGCGAGTTTTTGGCGGCGTTGGCGCCGCGTTCGGCGGCCTTCTTCGCGTTGTGGGGCGCGGCGGTGCTGGTGGCGCTGTCCGGCGGATTCAGCATTTACTGGCGTTTGGCGCATCCGCCCGGCGAAACCGTGCCTCAGGTTGCGATCAAGGCCTTGACGCCGGAAGAAGTACAGAAAATCCAGGATTTACAGGAATTGGCGGCGATTCATTTGGATGTCGGCTATCTAACCGCACCGACCGGCAGCAACGCCTGGTGGGCCTATCAGGAAATCTTGAAAATCGACCCCTACAATCAGGTAGCCGTCGACGGCATCAATAAAATTGCCGATTTGTTGGAGCAGCAAGCCTGGGAGCTTTACGAAAAAGGCCAGCGCGCCGAGGCTTTGAAAAAAGTCGGCGAAGGGTTGGAGGTCAATCCCGGTCACAAGGGCTTGCTGAGCTTGCAAGACAAATTGCGGAGTTAG
- a CDS encoding alpha/beta hydrolase, producing the protein MPINLAPFRRACAIRRRLAALLLTVVTAACASPTAKLQNQARQFGLTAETVIANGFRLDTFSRPGSTASEPLHVYLEGDGRPYEAGILPSADPTTRASVVLPLQALDSAPSLYLARPCYNGHAADPGCAPPLWTDARYGEIVVQTLADALRDYTERRGFKKLLLIGHSGGGSLALLLAERLPQTLGVVTVAGNYDIDAWTDLHHYQALTASLNPARRPASGLPEWHFLGAADQNIPPALVQTALRRRPNARVEIVDAGHAQGWPGLWPGILRKIADDLAAGGR; encoded by the coding sequence ATGCCGATAAACCTTGCGCCATTCCGCCGAGCTTGCGCGATTAGGCGGCGGCTGGCGGCACTGCTGTTGACGGTCGTCACGGCCGCTTGCGCCTCGCCCACCGCCAAGCTCCAAAATCAAGCCCGCCAATTCGGCTTAACCGCCGAAACCGTGATCGCCAACGGCTTCCGGCTCGATACCTTTTCCCGGCCCGGCTCGACGGCATCGGAACCACTGCACGTTTACCTGGAAGGCGACGGCCGACCCTATGAAGCCGGCATCCTACCCAGCGCCGATCCCACCACCCGCGCCTCGGTGGTATTGCCGTTACAGGCGCTCGATTCGGCCCCCAGCCTGTATCTCGCCCGCCCTTGCTACAACGGCCATGCCGCCGATCCCGGCTGCGCGCCGCCGCTGTGGACCGACGCCCGTTACGGCGAGATCGTGGTGCAAACTCTCGCGGACGCCTTGCGCGACTATACCGAACGGCGCGGTTTCAAAAAACTTCTACTGATCGGCCATAGCGGCGGCGGCAGCTTGGCGCTGCTATTAGCCGAACGCCTCCCGCAAACGCTGGGCGTCGTCACGGTCGCCGGTAACTACGACATCGACGCCTGGACCGATCTGCACCATTACCAAGCCTTGACAGCTTCGCTGAACCCGGCGCGGCGGCCGGCCAGCGGCTTGCCGGAATGGCATTTTCTGGGCGCCGCCGACCAAAACATTCCGCCCGCGCTAGTCCAAACGGCCTTACGCCGACGTCCGAACGCCCGCGTCGAGATCGTCGATGCCGGGCACGCCCAAGGCTGGCCCGGACTTTGGCCCGGCATACTCCGGAAAATCGCCGACGATTTGGCCGCCGGCGGCCGTTGA